The following proteins come from a genomic window of Sander vitreus isolate 19-12246 chromosome 14, sanVit1, whole genome shotgun sequence:
- the ehmt2 gene encoding histone-lysine N-methyltransferase EHMT2 isoform X1, with amino-acid sequence MSASETTTKPPEGNDSETPAESLAGPSQVKKDNAAFTTAAVAKKTEPMGGMPSMLSLQPGKDASRAGEEGEKWSPASSPNKPAAGHAAKSLLSMSSSTSTSSTLSPGRAKMSVSGPGSSKSVLAPGTSSSSSSSSSSSATASSSPSVSPGPPKIHRARKTMNRPPLGQISHVEAPIAPSGSSDSETVAKRRKLGILSDGTLEKSENVPENVQAVEETLFHKKMESVTKTAPEKSNSSVGRSEEEVAEKIPISSRSTRNSEKFEDGGAEARQHTKDIEGSVNMSDHGSESETKRAVQSRNESEKSLWQQTDPDKERNTADVVEIVGEERSTEYTEVPLGALDIAAADSLTLSPHHEGSDAGDTERLEELPLCSCRMEAPRVDSTSHRISRQCMATESINGELRACSNRTIKGETMRPSSRVPLMVLCEVHRSHMVKHHCCPGCGYFCIAGTFLECCPDQRIAHRFHRGCVTVLGAGRSRSNGGGMLFCPHCGEDASEAQEVTIPSFSSATASVTTVVTMSASSTTTPSLPPSALTAPSLTASTGGMKDGKMPERPVSARMRSHGLVTPAVEQQPPQPVASAATVATIPPAEEGVDSVGPSLCMPNGKPISPGALPPGPSRAALQKAILTQDTERKKKLRFHPRQLYPAAKQGEVQRVLLMLMEGIDPTYQPDSQNRRSALHAAAQRGLLEVCYILVQAGAQVDALDKDRRTPLLEAIINNHIEVAHYLVQSGACVYHSEDDGYTGLHHAAKLGNLEIVNMLLETGQVDVNAQDSGGWTPIIWSAEHKHVEVIKVLLNRGADVTINDKSLPSFQELNVCLHWAAYAGNVDIAELVLNSGCPLASVNMHGDTPLHIAAREGYLECVTLFLSRGADIDIVNREGDTPLSLARADTPVWVALQINRKLRRGITNRMLRTERIICSDVAQGYENVPIPCVNAVDDEGCPSDYKYVSENCETSAMNIDRNITHLQHCSCTDDCSSSNCLCGQLSIRCWYDKDQRLLQEFNKIEPPLIFECNMACSCYRTCKNRVVQAGIKVRLQLYRTEKMGWGVRALQDIPQGSFICEYVGELISDAEADVREDDSYLFDLDNKDGEVYCIDARYYGNISRFINHLCDPNLIPVRVFMLHQDLRFPRIAFFSSRDIHSGQELGFDYGDRFWDIKSKYFTCQCGSEKCKHSAEAIALEQSRLARLDVCTESGTDCGMTMLGNS; translated from the exons ATGTCGGCATCTGAGACAACGACGAAG CCTCCTGAAGGAAATGACTCAGAAACACCTGCAGAGTCATTAGCTGGACCAAGTCAAGTAAAGAAAG ATAATGCAGCCTTCACCACTGCTGCTGTTGCCAAGAAGACAGAGCCCATGGGTGGCATGCCATCAATGTTATCTCTGCAGCCTGGGAAGGACGCTTCCAGAgctggagaggagggagagaaatggTCACCTGCATCCTCTCCAAACAAACCTGCTGCAG gacatgcagcaaagtcCCTTTTATCAATGTCCTCCTCTACTTCTACGTCTTCAACGTTGTCCCCTGGCCGAGCAAAGATGAGTGTTTCTGGACCTGGCAGTAGTAAATCCGTCCTGGCACCTGgcacttcctcttcctcctcttcatcctcttcatcctctgccACAGCCTCCTCATCGCCTTCTGTCTCCCCTGGCCCACCCAAGATCCACCGGGCCCGCAAGACCATGAACAGGCCTCCACTAGGGCAG ataaGCCATGTTGAAGCACCTATTGCACCTTCAGGATCCTCTGACTCTGAAACTG TTGCAAAAAGGAGAAAACTGGGTATTTTATCTGATGGCACACTTGAGAAGTCAGAGAACGTTCCAGAAAATGTTCAAGCTGTG GAAGAAACGTTATTTCATAAAAAGATGGAGTCTGTTACCAAGACTGCACCAGAGAAGAGCAACAGCAGTGTGGGGAGGTCAGAGGAGGAAGTAGCTGAGAAAATTCCGATTTCCAGTCGGTCAACGCGGAATTCAGAAAAG TTTGAGGATGGTGGGGCAGAAGCAAGGCAGCACACTAAAGACATAGAGGGGTCAGTGAACATGTCAGATCAT GGTTCAGAGTCTGAAACAAAGAGAGCCGTCCAGAGTAGAAATGAGAGCGAGAAGTCTTTGTGGCAGCAAACGGACCCGGacaaagagagaaacacagCTGATGTGGTGGAGATAGTGGGAG AAGAAAGGTCCACTGAGTACACAGAGGTTCCCTTGGGTGCTCTGGACATCGCTGCTGCCGACAGTCTGACACTTTCTCCCCATCACG AAGGAAGTGATGCGGGAGACACAGAGCGGCTGGAGGAGCTTCCTCTCTGCAGCTGCAGAATGGAGGCTCCTCGAGTTGACAGCACCAGCCACCGCATCAGCAGACAGTGTATGGCCACTGAGAGCATCAATGGAGAG CTGAGGGCCTGTTCCAATCGGACTATAAAGGGGGAGACCATGCGGCCGTCAAGTCGGGTGCCCCTCATGGTGCTTTGTGAAGTCCATCGCTCACACATGGTCAAACACCACTGCTGTCCTGGGTGTGGATACTTCTGCATAGCG GGCACATTTCTTGAGTGCTGCCCAGACCAGCGCATCGCTCACCGTTTCCACCGAGGTTGTGTGACGGTGCTGGGCGCTGGGCGCAGCCGATCAAATGGCGGCGGTATGCTCTTCTGTCCCCACTGTGGTGAAGATGCCTCCGAGGCCCAGGAGGTTACCATCCCCTCCTTCAGCTCAGCCACAGCCTCCGTGACCACCGTCGTTACCATGTCggcctcctccaccaccaccccaTCTCTGCCGCCGTCCGCTCTTACCGCACCCTCGCTCACAGCCTCAACAGGAGGGATGAAGGACGGGAAGATGCCTGAGAGACCTGTCAG TGCACGTATGCGTAGTCATGGCTTAGTGACACCGGCAGTGGAGCAGCAGCCCCCGCAGCCTGTAGCCTCTGCAGCGACTGTGGCCACCATCCCCCCAGCAGAGGAGGGGGTGGACAGCGTGGGACCCTCTCTCTGTATGCCAAATGGGAAACCCATCAGCCCTGGTGCACTTCCACCTGGGCCCAGCAGGGCGGCGCTGCAGAAGGCCATTCTCACACAGGACACTGAGAG GAAGAAGAAACTGAGGTTCCACCCCCGCCAGCTTTACCCTGCTGCCAAGCAAGGAGAAGTGCAGAGAGTCCTGCTCATGCTGA tggAGGGCATAGATCCAACATACCAGCCTGACTCTCAGAACAGGCGCTCTGCTCTACATGCTGCAGCCCAGAGAGGTCTGCTGGAAGTCTGCTACATACTCGTACAG GCCGGTGCCCAAGTGGATGCCCTGGACAAGGACAGAAGGACCCCTCTGTTGGAAGCAATCATCAACAATCACATTGAGGTGGCTCACTACCTGGTCCAGAGCGGCGCCTGTGTCTATCATAGT GAGGATGATGGGTATACTGGCCTCCATCACGCAGCCAAGCTAGGAAACCTGGAAATTGTCAACATGCTTCTGGAAACGGGTCAGGTTGATGTCAACGCACAG GACAGTGGTGGTTGGACGCCGATCATCTGGTCCGCAGAGCACAAACACGTAGAGGTGATAAAAGTGCTGCTGAACAGAGGAGCTGATGTCACCATTAATGACAAG TCCCTACCCTCCTTTCAGGAGCTGAACGTGTGTCTCCACTGGGCGGCGTATGCAGGGAATGTGGATATAGCAGAGCTGGTGTTGAACTCTGGCTGTCCCCTTGCCTCGGTTAACATGCACGGAGACACTCCGCTTCACATCGCCGCCAGAGAGGGCTACTTGGAATGTGTTAC GTTGTTCCTCTCCAGAGGTGCAGACATTGACATCGTGAACAGGGAAGGAGATACGCCTCTGAGCCTTGCACGGGCCGACACGCCGGTGTGGGTGGCACTCCAGATCAACAGGAAGCTGAGAAGGGGAATAACCAATCGTATGCTTCGGACTGAGAGAATCATCTGCAG TGATGTTGCGCAGGGTTATGAGAACGTACCGATTCCCTGTGTGAACGCAGTGGACGATGAGGGCTGTCCTTCAGACTACAAATACGTTTCAGAAAACTGTGAAACTTCAGCAATGAACATAGACCGCAATATTACACACTTACAG CACTGTAGCTGCACTGATGACTGCTCATCTAGTAACTGCCTCTGTGGACAGCTGAGTATCCGCTGCTGGTACGACAAG GACCAGCGGCTGCTCCAGGAATTCAACAAAATTGAACCTCCACTTATATTTGAATGCAACATGGCGTGTTCCTGTTACCGAACATGCAAAAACAGGGTGGTACAGGCAGGCATCAA aGTTCGTCTTCAGCTCTACAGGACAGAGAAGATGGGCTGGGGAGTTCGAGCTCTGCAGGATATTCCCCAGGGAAGCTTCATCTGCGA ATATGTTGGGGAGCTCATCTCTGACGCAGAGGCAGATGTTCGAGAAGACGACTCCTACCTTTTTGACCTGGACaacaag GATGGGGAGGTGTATTGTATCGATGCCCGGTACTATGGCAACATCAGCCGCTTCATCAACCACCTGTGCGACCCAAACCTCATCCCAGTACGTGTGTTCATGCTGCACCAGGACCTGAGATTTCCCCGCATCGCCTTCTTCAGCTCCAGAGACATCCACAGTGGACAAGAGCTGGG ATTCGACTATGGAGACCGCTTTTGGGACATTAAGAGCAAGTATTTCACCTGTCAGTGTGGATCGGAAAAATGCAAACATTCAGCCGAGGCCATCGCCTTGGAGCAGAGTAGACTGGCTCGACTGGACGTTTGCACAGAATCGGGAACTGACTGTGGGATGACCATGCTTGGAAACTCTTAA
- the ehmt2 gene encoding histone-lysine N-methyltransferase EHMT2 isoform X2, producing MSASETTTKPPEGNDSETPAESLAGPSQVKKDNAAFTTAAVAKKTEPMGGMPSMLSLQPGKDASRAGEEGEKWSPASSPNKPAAGHAAKSLLSMSSSTSTSSTLSPGRAKMSVSGPGSSKSVLAPGTSSSSSSSSSSSATASSSPSVSPGPPKIHRARKTMNRPPLGQISHVEAPIAPSGSSDSETVAKRRKLGILSDGTLEKSENVPENVQAVEETLFHKKMESVTKTAPEKSNSSVGRSEEEVAEKIPISSRSTRNSEKFEDGGAEARQHTKDIEGSVNMSDHGSESETKRAVQSRNESEKSLWQQTDPDKERNTADVVEIVGEERSTEYTEVPLGALDIAAADSLTLSPHHEGSDAGDTERLEELPLCSCRMEAPRVDSTSHRISRQCMATESINGELRACSNRTIKGETMRPSSRVPLMVLCEVHRSHMVKHHCCPGCGYFCIAGTFLECCPDQRIAHRFHRGCVTVLGAGRSRSNGGGMLFCPHCGEDASEAQEVTIPSFSSATASVTTVVTMSASSTTTPSLPPSALTAPSLTASTGGMKDGKMPERPVSARMRSHGLVTPAVEQQPPQPVASAATVATIPPAEEGVDSVGPSLCMPNGKPISPGALPPGPSRAALQKAILTQDTERKKKLRFHPRQLYPAAKQGEVQRVLLMLMEGIDPTYQPDSQNRRSALHAAAQRGLLEVCYILVQAGAQVDALDKDRRTPLLEAIINNHIEVAHYLVQSGACVYHSEDDGYTGLHHAAKLGNLEIVNMLLETGQVDVNAQDSGGWTPIIWSAEHKHVEVIKVLLNRGADVTINDKELNVCLHWAAYAGNVDIAELVLNSGCPLASVNMHGDTPLHIAAREGYLECVTLFLSRGADIDIVNREGDTPLSLARADTPVWVALQINRKLRRGITNRMLRTERIICSDVAQGYENVPIPCVNAVDDEGCPSDYKYVSENCETSAMNIDRNITHLQHCSCTDDCSSSNCLCGQLSIRCWYDKDQRLLQEFNKIEPPLIFECNMACSCYRTCKNRVVQAGIKVRLQLYRTEKMGWGVRALQDIPQGSFICEYVGELISDAEADVREDDSYLFDLDNKDGEVYCIDARYYGNISRFINHLCDPNLIPVRVFMLHQDLRFPRIAFFSSRDIHSGQELGFDYGDRFWDIKSKYFTCQCGSEKCKHSAEAIALEQSRLARLDVCTESGTDCGMTMLGNS from the exons ATGTCGGCATCTGAGACAACGACGAAG CCTCCTGAAGGAAATGACTCAGAAACACCTGCAGAGTCATTAGCTGGACCAAGTCAAGTAAAGAAAG ATAATGCAGCCTTCACCACTGCTGCTGTTGCCAAGAAGACAGAGCCCATGGGTGGCATGCCATCAATGTTATCTCTGCAGCCTGGGAAGGACGCTTCCAGAgctggagaggagggagagaaatggTCACCTGCATCCTCTCCAAACAAACCTGCTGCAG gacatgcagcaaagtcCCTTTTATCAATGTCCTCCTCTACTTCTACGTCTTCAACGTTGTCCCCTGGCCGAGCAAAGATGAGTGTTTCTGGACCTGGCAGTAGTAAATCCGTCCTGGCACCTGgcacttcctcttcctcctcttcatcctcttcatcctctgccACAGCCTCCTCATCGCCTTCTGTCTCCCCTGGCCCACCCAAGATCCACCGGGCCCGCAAGACCATGAACAGGCCTCCACTAGGGCAG ataaGCCATGTTGAAGCACCTATTGCACCTTCAGGATCCTCTGACTCTGAAACTG TTGCAAAAAGGAGAAAACTGGGTATTTTATCTGATGGCACACTTGAGAAGTCAGAGAACGTTCCAGAAAATGTTCAAGCTGTG GAAGAAACGTTATTTCATAAAAAGATGGAGTCTGTTACCAAGACTGCACCAGAGAAGAGCAACAGCAGTGTGGGGAGGTCAGAGGAGGAAGTAGCTGAGAAAATTCCGATTTCCAGTCGGTCAACGCGGAATTCAGAAAAG TTTGAGGATGGTGGGGCAGAAGCAAGGCAGCACACTAAAGACATAGAGGGGTCAGTGAACATGTCAGATCAT GGTTCAGAGTCTGAAACAAAGAGAGCCGTCCAGAGTAGAAATGAGAGCGAGAAGTCTTTGTGGCAGCAAACGGACCCGGacaaagagagaaacacagCTGATGTGGTGGAGATAGTGGGAG AAGAAAGGTCCACTGAGTACACAGAGGTTCCCTTGGGTGCTCTGGACATCGCTGCTGCCGACAGTCTGACACTTTCTCCCCATCACG AAGGAAGTGATGCGGGAGACACAGAGCGGCTGGAGGAGCTTCCTCTCTGCAGCTGCAGAATGGAGGCTCCTCGAGTTGACAGCACCAGCCACCGCATCAGCAGACAGTGTATGGCCACTGAGAGCATCAATGGAGAG CTGAGGGCCTGTTCCAATCGGACTATAAAGGGGGAGACCATGCGGCCGTCAAGTCGGGTGCCCCTCATGGTGCTTTGTGAAGTCCATCGCTCACACATGGTCAAACACCACTGCTGTCCTGGGTGTGGATACTTCTGCATAGCG GGCACATTTCTTGAGTGCTGCCCAGACCAGCGCATCGCTCACCGTTTCCACCGAGGTTGTGTGACGGTGCTGGGCGCTGGGCGCAGCCGATCAAATGGCGGCGGTATGCTCTTCTGTCCCCACTGTGGTGAAGATGCCTCCGAGGCCCAGGAGGTTACCATCCCCTCCTTCAGCTCAGCCACAGCCTCCGTGACCACCGTCGTTACCATGTCggcctcctccaccaccaccccaTCTCTGCCGCCGTCCGCTCTTACCGCACCCTCGCTCACAGCCTCAACAGGAGGGATGAAGGACGGGAAGATGCCTGAGAGACCTGTCAG TGCACGTATGCGTAGTCATGGCTTAGTGACACCGGCAGTGGAGCAGCAGCCCCCGCAGCCTGTAGCCTCTGCAGCGACTGTGGCCACCATCCCCCCAGCAGAGGAGGGGGTGGACAGCGTGGGACCCTCTCTCTGTATGCCAAATGGGAAACCCATCAGCCCTGGTGCACTTCCACCTGGGCCCAGCAGGGCGGCGCTGCAGAAGGCCATTCTCACACAGGACACTGAGAG GAAGAAGAAACTGAGGTTCCACCCCCGCCAGCTTTACCCTGCTGCCAAGCAAGGAGAAGTGCAGAGAGTCCTGCTCATGCTGA tggAGGGCATAGATCCAACATACCAGCCTGACTCTCAGAACAGGCGCTCTGCTCTACATGCTGCAGCCCAGAGAGGTCTGCTGGAAGTCTGCTACATACTCGTACAG GCCGGTGCCCAAGTGGATGCCCTGGACAAGGACAGAAGGACCCCTCTGTTGGAAGCAATCATCAACAATCACATTGAGGTGGCTCACTACCTGGTCCAGAGCGGCGCCTGTGTCTATCATAGT GAGGATGATGGGTATACTGGCCTCCATCACGCAGCCAAGCTAGGAAACCTGGAAATTGTCAACATGCTTCTGGAAACGGGTCAGGTTGATGTCAACGCACAG GACAGTGGTGGTTGGACGCCGATCATCTGGTCCGCAGAGCACAAACACGTAGAGGTGATAAAAGTGCTGCTGAACAGAGGAGCTGATGTCACCATTAATGACAAG GAGCTGAACGTGTGTCTCCACTGGGCGGCGTATGCAGGGAATGTGGATATAGCAGAGCTGGTGTTGAACTCTGGCTGTCCCCTTGCCTCGGTTAACATGCACGGAGACACTCCGCTTCACATCGCCGCCAGAGAGGGCTACTTGGAATGTGTTAC GTTGTTCCTCTCCAGAGGTGCAGACATTGACATCGTGAACAGGGAAGGAGATACGCCTCTGAGCCTTGCACGGGCCGACACGCCGGTGTGGGTGGCACTCCAGATCAACAGGAAGCTGAGAAGGGGAATAACCAATCGTATGCTTCGGACTGAGAGAATCATCTGCAG TGATGTTGCGCAGGGTTATGAGAACGTACCGATTCCCTGTGTGAACGCAGTGGACGATGAGGGCTGTCCTTCAGACTACAAATACGTTTCAGAAAACTGTGAAACTTCAGCAATGAACATAGACCGCAATATTACACACTTACAG CACTGTAGCTGCACTGATGACTGCTCATCTAGTAACTGCCTCTGTGGACAGCTGAGTATCCGCTGCTGGTACGACAAG GACCAGCGGCTGCTCCAGGAATTCAACAAAATTGAACCTCCACTTATATTTGAATGCAACATGGCGTGTTCCTGTTACCGAACATGCAAAAACAGGGTGGTACAGGCAGGCATCAA aGTTCGTCTTCAGCTCTACAGGACAGAGAAGATGGGCTGGGGAGTTCGAGCTCTGCAGGATATTCCCCAGGGAAGCTTCATCTGCGA ATATGTTGGGGAGCTCATCTCTGACGCAGAGGCAGATGTTCGAGAAGACGACTCCTACCTTTTTGACCTGGACaacaag GATGGGGAGGTGTATTGTATCGATGCCCGGTACTATGGCAACATCAGCCGCTTCATCAACCACCTGTGCGACCCAAACCTCATCCCAGTACGTGTGTTCATGCTGCACCAGGACCTGAGATTTCCCCGCATCGCCTTCTTCAGCTCCAGAGACATCCACAGTGGACAAGAGCTGGG ATTCGACTATGGAGACCGCTTTTGGGACATTAAGAGCAAGTATTTCACCTGTCAGTGTGGATCGGAAAAATGCAAACATTCAGCCGAGGCCATCGCCTTGGAGCAGAGTAGACTGGCTCGACTGGACGTTTGCACAGAATCGGGAACTGACTGTGGGATGACCATGCTTGGAAACTCTTAA
- the ehmt2 gene encoding histone-lysine N-methyltransferase EHMT2 isoform X3 codes for MSASETTTKPPEGNDSETPAESLAGPSQVKKDNAAFTTAAVAKKTEPMGGMPSMLSLQPGKDASRAGEEGEKWSPASSPNKPAAGHAAKSLLSMSSSTSTSSTLSPGRAKMSVSGPGSSKSVLAPGTSSSSSSSSSSSATASSSPSVSPGPPKIHRARKTMNRPPLGQISHVEAPIAPSGSSDSETVAKRRKLGILSDGTLEKSENVPENVQAVEETLFHKKMESVTKTAPEKSNSSVGRSEEEVAEKIPISSRSTRNSEKGSESETKRAVQSRNESEKSLWQQTDPDKERNTADVVEIVGEERSTEYTEVPLGALDIAAADSLTLSPHHEGSDAGDTERLEELPLCSCRMEAPRVDSTSHRISRQCMATESINGELRACSNRTIKGETMRPSSRVPLMVLCEVHRSHMVKHHCCPGCGYFCIAGTFLECCPDQRIAHRFHRGCVTVLGAGRSRSNGGGMLFCPHCGEDASEAQEVTIPSFSSATASVTTVVTMSASSTTTPSLPPSALTAPSLTASTGGMKDGKMPERPVSARMRSHGLVTPAVEQQPPQPVASAATVATIPPAEEGVDSVGPSLCMPNGKPISPGALPPGPSRAALQKAILTQDTERKKKLRFHPRQLYPAAKQGEVQRVLLMLMEGIDPTYQPDSQNRRSALHAAAQRGLLEVCYILVQAGAQVDALDKDRRTPLLEAIINNHIEVAHYLVQSGACVYHSEDDGYTGLHHAAKLGNLEIVNMLLETGQVDVNAQDSGGWTPIIWSAEHKHVEVIKVLLNRGADVTINDKSLPSFQELNVCLHWAAYAGNVDIAELVLNSGCPLASVNMHGDTPLHIAAREGYLECVTLFLSRGADIDIVNREGDTPLSLARADTPVWVALQINRKLRRGITNRMLRTERIICSDVAQGYENVPIPCVNAVDDEGCPSDYKYVSENCETSAMNIDRNITHLQHCSCTDDCSSSNCLCGQLSIRCWYDKDQRLLQEFNKIEPPLIFECNMACSCYRTCKNRVVQAGIKVRLQLYRTEKMGWGVRALQDIPQGSFICEYVGELISDAEADVREDDSYLFDLDNKDGEVYCIDARYYGNISRFINHLCDPNLIPVRVFMLHQDLRFPRIAFFSSRDIHSGQELGFDYGDRFWDIKSKYFTCQCGSEKCKHSAEAIALEQSRLARLDVCTESGTDCGMTMLGNS; via the exons ATGTCGGCATCTGAGACAACGACGAAG CCTCCTGAAGGAAATGACTCAGAAACACCTGCAGAGTCATTAGCTGGACCAAGTCAAGTAAAGAAAG ATAATGCAGCCTTCACCACTGCTGCTGTTGCCAAGAAGACAGAGCCCATGGGTGGCATGCCATCAATGTTATCTCTGCAGCCTGGGAAGGACGCTTCCAGAgctggagaggagggagagaaatggTCACCTGCATCCTCTCCAAACAAACCTGCTGCAG gacatgcagcaaagtcCCTTTTATCAATGTCCTCCTCTACTTCTACGTCTTCAACGTTGTCCCCTGGCCGAGCAAAGATGAGTGTTTCTGGACCTGGCAGTAGTAAATCCGTCCTGGCACCTGgcacttcctcttcctcctcttcatcctcttcatcctctgccACAGCCTCCTCATCGCCTTCTGTCTCCCCTGGCCCACCCAAGATCCACCGGGCCCGCAAGACCATGAACAGGCCTCCACTAGGGCAG ataaGCCATGTTGAAGCACCTATTGCACCTTCAGGATCCTCTGACTCTGAAACTG TTGCAAAAAGGAGAAAACTGGGTATTTTATCTGATGGCACACTTGAGAAGTCAGAGAACGTTCCAGAAAATGTTCAAGCTGTG GAAGAAACGTTATTTCATAAAAAGATGGAGTCTGTTACCAAGACTGCACCAGAGAAGAGCAACAGCAGTGTGGGGAGGTCAGAGGAGGAAGTAGCTGAGAAAATTCCGATTTCCAGTCGGTCAACGCGGAATTCAGAAAAG GGTTCAGAGTCTGAAACAAAGAGAGCCGTCCAGAGTAGAAATGAGAGCGAGAAGTCTTTGTGGCAGCAAACGGACCCGGacaaagagagaaacacagCTGATGTGGTGGAGATAGTGGGAG AAGAAAGGTCCACTGAGTACACAGAGGTTCCCTTGGGTGCTCTGGACATCGCTGCTGCCGACAGTCTGACACTTTCTCCCCATCACG AAGGAAGTGATGCGGGAGACACAGAGCGGCTGGAGGAGCTTCCTCTCTGCAGCTGCAGAATGGAGGCTCCTCGAGTTGACAGCACCAGCCACCGCATCAGCAGACAGTGTATGGCCACTGAGAGCATCAATGGAGAG CTGAGGGCCTGTTCCAATCGGACTATAAAGGGGGAGACCATGCGGCCGTCAAGTCGGGTGCCCCTCATGGTGCTTTGTGAAGTCCATCGCTCACACATGGTCAAACACCACTGCTGTCCTGGGTGTGGATACTTCTGCATAGCG GGCACATTTCTTGAGTGCTGCCCAGACCAGCGCATCGCTCACCGTTTCCACCGAGGTTGTGTGACGGTGCTGGGCGCTGGGCGCAGCCGATCAAATGGCGGCGGTATGCTCTTCTGTCCCCACTGTGGTGAAGATGCCTCCGAGGCCCAGGAGGTTACCATCCCCTCCTTCAGCTCAGCCACAGCCTCCGTGACCACCGTCGTTACCATGTCggcctcctccaccaccaccccaTCTCTGCCGCCGTCCGCTCTTACCGCACCCTCGCTCACAGCCTCAACAGGAGGGATGAAGGACGGGAAGATGCCTGAGAGACCTGTCAG TGCACGTATGCGTAGTCATGGCTTAGTGACACCGGCAGTGGAGCAGCAGCCCCCGCAGCCTGTAGCCTCTGCAGCGACTGTGGCCACCATCCCCCCAGCAGAGGAGGGGGTGGACAGCGTGGGACCCTCTCTCTGTATGCCAAATGGGAAACCCATCAGCCCTGGTGCACTTCCACCTGGGCCCAGCAGGGCGGCGCTGCAGAAGGCCATTCTCACACAGGACACTGAGAG GAAGAAGAAACTGAGGTTCCACCCCCGCCAGCTTTACCCTGCTGCCAAGCAAGGAGAAGTGCAGAGAGTCCTGCTCATGCTGA tggAGGGCATAGATCCAACATACCAGCCTGACTCTCAGAACAGGCGCTCTGCTCTACATGCTGCAGCCCAGAGAGGTCTGCTGGAAGTCTGCTACATACTCGTACAG GCCGGTGCCCAAGTGGATGCCCTGGACAAGGACAGAAGGACCCCTCTGTTGGAAGCAATCATCAACAATCACATTGAGGTGGCTCACTACCTGGTCCAGAGCGGCGCCTGTGTCTATCATAGT GAGGATGATGGGTATACTGGCCTCCATCACGCAGCCAAGCTAGGAAACCTGGAAATTGTCAACATGCTTCTGGAAACGGGTCAGGTTGATGTCAACGCACAG GACAGTGGTGGTTGGACGCCGATCATCTGGTCCGCAGAGCACAAACACGTAGAGGTGATAAAAGTGCTGCTGAACAGAGGAGCTGATGTCACCATTAATGACAAG TCCCTACCCTCCTTTCAGGAGCTGAACGTGTGTCTCCACTGGGCGGCGTATGCAGGGAATGTGGATATAGCAGAGCTGGTGTTGAACTCTGGCTGTCCCCTTGCCTCGGTTAACATGCACGGAGACACTCCGCTTCACATCGCCGCCAGAGAGGGCTACTTGGAATGTGTTAC GTTGTTCCTCTCCAGAGGTGCAGACATTGACATCGTGAACAGGGAAGGAGATACGCCTCTGAGCCTTGCACGGGCCGACACGCCGGTGTGGGTGGCACTCCAGATCAACAGGAAGCTGAGAAGGGGAATAACCAATCGTATGCTTCGGACTGAGAGAATCATCTGCAG TGATGTTGCGCAGGGTTATGAGAACGTACCGATTCCCTGTGTGAACGCAGTGGACGATGAGGGCTGTCCTTCAGACTACAAATACGTTTCAGAAAACTGTGAAACTTCAGCAATGAACATAGACCGCAATATTACACACTTACAG CACTGTAGCTGCACTGATGACTGCTCATCTAGTAACTGCCTCTGTGGACAGCTGAGTATCCGCTGCTGGTACGACAAG GACCAGCGGCTGCTCCAGGAATTCAACAAAATTGAACCTCCACTTATATTTGAATGCAACATGGCGTGTTCCTGTTACCGAACATGCAAAAACAGGGTGGTACAGGCAGGCATCAA aGTTCGTCTTCAGCTCTACAGGACAGAGAAGATGGGCTGGGGAGTTCGAGCTCTGCAGGATATTCCCCAGGGAAGCTTCATCTGCGA ATATGTTGGGGAGCTCATCTCTGACGCAGAGGCAGATGTTCGAGAAGACGACTCCTACCTTTTTGACCTGGACaacaag GATGGGGAGGTGTATTGTATCGATGCCCGGTACTATGGCAACATCAGCCGCTTCATCAACCACCTGTGCGACCCAAACCTCATCCCAGTACGTGTGTTCATGCTGCACCAGGACCTGAGATTTCCCCGCATCGCCTTCTTCAGCTCCAGAGACATCCACAGTGGACAAGAGCTGGG ATTCGACTATGGAGACCGCTTTTGGGACATTAAGAGCAAGTATTTCACCTGTCAGTGTGGATCGGAAAAATGCAAACATTCAGCCGAGGCCATCGCCTTGGAGCAGAGTAGACTGGCTCGACTGGACGTTTGCACAGAATCGGGAACTGACTGTGGGATGACCATGCTTGGAAACTCTTAA